A genomic window from Ideonella sp. WA131b includes:
- the trxC gene encoding thioredoxin TrxC, with amino-acid sequence MNDDTRLHAACPHCGATNRVPATRIDEHPNCGRCGKPLLDGQVLALTDADFDAVALATDRPMLVDFWAAWCGPCRMMAPAFAQAAQQLGDRALLVKVDTDANPQLAQRYAIRSIPTLVKVVQGREVARTSGAQPAGAIVQMVAA; translated from the coding sequence ATGAACGACGACACCCGACTGCACGCGGCCTGCCCGCACTGCGGCGCCACCAACCGCGTGCCGGCCACACGCATCGACGAGCACCCGAACTGCGGCCGCTGCGGCAAGCCCTTGCTCGACGGCCAGGTGCTGGCGCTGACCGACGCCGACTTCGACGCCGTGGCCCTGGCCACAGACCGGCCCATGCTGGTGGACTTCTGGGCCGCCTGGTGCGGCCCCTGCCGCATGATGGCGCCGGCCTTCGCCCAGGCTGCGCAGCAGTTGGGTGACCGCGCGCTGCTGGTGAAGGTGGACACCGACGCCAACCCGCAGCTGGCGCAGCGCTACGCCATCCGCAGCATCCCGACGCTGGTGAAGGTGGTGCAGGGCCGCGAGGTCGCGCGCACGAGTGGCGCGCAGCCGGCCGGGGCCATCGTGCAGATGGTCGCTGCCTGA
- a CDS encoding ABC transporter ATP-binding protein, giving the protein MPEVPPPPLLEVRDLRVTLATAGGRLPALRGLDFSVGRRQTLGLIGESGCGKSLTALALMGLLPEGAGVSGSMRLLGTELVGLPERDWCRLRGNRIAMVFQEPMSALNPLHTIGAQIAEPLHLHRGLGRRAARAEALRLLERVQMPNAQERLDAWPHQLSGGQRQRVVIAIALACAPALLVADEPTTALDVTLQREVLALIGELVREDGMGLVLISHDLGLVADHADHLHVMYAGEIVERGPTAAVFAQATHPYTRGLQAARPRVGLPRGARLATIPGRVPSLGAMPEGCAFAARCALAGDDCRAGPVAEFAVPGAAGHAARCLRTQVPAGAAP; this is encoded by the coding sequence ATGCCAGAAGTCCCGCCTCCCCCGCTGCTCGAGGTCCGCGACCTGCGCGTCACGCTCGCCACCGCGGGCGGCCGGCTGCCGGCGCTGCGGGGTCTGGACTTCAGCGTCGGGCGCCGCCAGACCCTGGGCCTCATTGGCGAGAGCGGCTGCGGCAAGAGCCTCACGGCGCTGGCGCTGATGGGCCTGTTGCCCGAGGGCGCCGGGGTCTCGGGGTCGATGCGGCTGCTGGGCACCGAGCTGGTCGGCCTGCCCGAGCGCGACTGGTGCCGGCTGCGCGGCAACCGCATCGCCATGGTTTTTCAGGAGCCGATGTCGGCCCTGAACCCGCTGCACACCATCGGCGCCCAGATCGCCGAGCCGCTGCACCTGCACCGCGGCCTGGGCCGCCGCGCGGCGCGCGCCGAGGCGCTGCGGCTGCTGGAGCGCGTGCAGATGCCGAACGCGCAGGAGCGGCTCGACGCCTGGCCGCATCAGCTCTCGGGCGGGCAGCGCCAGCGCGTGGTCATTGCCATCGCGCTGGCCTGCGCCCCGGCGCTGCTGGTGGCCGATGAGCCCACGACGGCGCTGGATGTGACGCTGCAACGCGAGGTGCTGGCGCTGATCGGCGAGCTGGTGCGCGAGGACGGCATGGGCCTGGTGCTGATCAGCCACGACCTCGGCCTGGTGGCCGATCACGCCGACCACCTGCACGTGATGTACGCGGGCGAGATCGTCGAGCGCGGGCCCACCGCGGCGGTGTTCGCGCAAGCGACCCACCCCTACACCCGCGGGCTGCAGGCGGCGCGGCCGCGCGTCGGGCTGCCGCGCGGGGCGCGGCTGGCGACCATCCCCGGGCGCGTGCCGTCGCTGGGGGCGATGCCGGAGGGTTGCGCCTTCGCAGCGCGCTGCGCGCTGGCCGGCGACGACTGCCGCGCCGGCCCGGTGGCCGAGTTCGCCGTGCCCGGGGCTGCGGGCCATGCGGCCCGTTGTCTGCGCACACAGGTGCCGGCGGGGGCGGCACCATGA
- a CDS encoding ABC transporter ATP-binding protein: MTAPLLQAEGLHQRYRLPRRRLFAAAPEVEALAGVGFTLEAGRSLGIVGESGSGKSTLARLVMALERPSAGTVRFDGVDLHALGAAALRRARAGFQMVFQDPYGSLDPRRSVLQTVAEPLRALLGAGPAGQRARAAEALEAVGLAAADLERYPHEFSGGQRQRIAIARALVTRPRLIVADEPVSALDVSMQAQVLNLLRDLQQRYGLAYLFISHDLAVVDLVCDEVLVLQHGRVVEAGPPGRLFTAPEHPYTRRLVQAVPGAARRLGA, translated from the coding sequence ATGACGGCGCCGCTGCTGCAGGCCGAGGGCCTGCACCAACGCTACCGGCTGCCGCGGCGCCGCCTGTTCGCCGCCGCGCCCGAGGTCGAGGCGCTGGCCGGCGTCGGCTTCACGCTCGAGGCCGGGCGCAGCCTGGGCATCGTCGGCGAGAGCGGTTCGGGCAAGAGCACGCTGGCGCGGCTGGTGATGGCGCTGGAGCGCCCCTCGGCCGGCACCGTGCGTTTCGACGGCGTCGACCTGCATGCGCTCGGCGCCGCGGCGCTGCGGCGCGCGCGCGCCGGTTTCCAGATGGTGTTTCAGGATCCCTACGGCTCGCTCGACCCTCGCCGCAGCGTGCTGCAGACGGTGGCCGAGCCCTTGCGCGCGCTGCTGGGTGCCGGGCCGGCCGGGCAGCGTGCGCGCGCGGCCGAGGCGCTGGAGGCGGTGGGCCTGGCCGCGGCCGACCTTGAGCGCTACCCGCACGAATTCAGCGGCGGCCAGCGCCAGCGCATTGCCATCGCGCGCGCACTCGTCACGCGGCCGCGGCTCATCGTGGCCGACGAGCCAGTGAGCGCGCTCGACGTCAGCATGCAGGCCCAGGTGCTGAACCTGCTGCGCGATCTGCAGCAGCGCTACGGCCTGGCCTACCTCTTCATCAGCCACGACCTCGCCGTGGTGGACCTGGTGTGCGACGAGGTGCTCGTGCTCCAGCATGGCCGCGTCGTTGAGGCCGGGCCGCCGGGGCGGCTGTTCACCGCGCCCGAGCACCCGTACACGCGCCGTCTGGTGCAGGCCGTGCCGGGCGCTGCGCGCAGGCTGGGCGCCTGA